A region from the Sphingomonas flavescens genome encodes:
- a CDS encoding valine--tRNA ligase encodes MAELPKTFEPRAIEDRWYAHWESTGLFRPHRPDATPFTIVMPPPNVTGSLHIGHALDNTLQDILTRRERMRGKDALWVVGTDHAGIATQMVVERNLESQGIKRADIGREAFLQHVWEWKAQSGGAITRQLRRLGASCDWANERFTMDEGFSKAVIKVFVELYNRKLLYRAKRLVNWDPKFQTAISDLEVENREVPGHMWHFKYPLEGGQTYTYVEKDADGNVTLREERDYISIATTRPETMLGDGAVAVHPDDERYRPIVGKLCEIPVGPKEHRRLIPIITDEHPDPNFGSGAVKITGGHDLNDYGVAQRNGLPMYRLMDSTAHMRSDGPSYAASAERAQAMVRGEQVSPEEVDALNLVPEAYRGLDRYDARKQVVADIDAEGLMLQVEDKMIMQPFGDRSGVVIEPMLTDQWYVDAETLAKPAIEAVRSGNIAVVPETWKKTWFNWLENIQPWCVSRQLWWGHRIPAWYGPDKDDESYREIVQGGVGKARVFVSENEADIRAEAAAYYGLAPDQIVLEDSDEAGAAGLRWLDEPNPSVVLWRDKDVLDTWFSSALWPFATLGWPDNTHDLQRHYPNDVLISGFDIIFFWDARMAMQGFEFMGERPWKTLYLHGLVRDAKGQKMSKSKGNTVDPLGLIDQYGADALRFTLAAMESQGRDIKLDEKRVEGYRNFATKLWNAARFLQMNGVGASESIAAPEASLPVNRWIIGEVVETLGKLDRAFDDLRFDDMASAIYHFVWGTFCDWYVELIKGAFDEETKRVAAWAFDQILVMLHPLMPFITEELWNANERPYELIVAKWPAPEASIDADAKAELDWLVRLVGELRSARTELNVPPSAKLHLFAADASEATAARLDRQFATLQRLARLESIQLSTFAGAGAAQVVVDEATYALPLEGVIDLAAERDRLAKGAAAAEKERDSLAVRLGNPNFTERAKPEAVEKARADHDAKAAEADRLRAALERLG; translated from the coding sequence ATGGCCGAACTCCCCAAAACCTTCGAACCCCGCGCGATCGAGGATCGCTGGTACGCGCACTGGGAAAGCACGGGCCTGTTCCGACCGCACCGGCCCGACGCGACGCCGTTCACGATCGTCATGCCGCCGCCCAACGTCACCGGCTCGCTGCACATCGGCCATGCGCTCGACAATACGCTGCAGGACATCCTGACACGGCGCGAGCGGATGCGCGGCAAGGACGCTCTGTGGGTGGTCGGCACGGACCACGCCGGCATCGCCACGCAAATGGTCGTCGAGCGCAACCTGGAGAGCCAAGGGATCAAGCGCGCGGACATCGGCCGCGAAGCCTTTTTGCAGCACGTGTGGGAGTGGAAGGCTCAGTCGGGCGGCGCGATCACGCGCCAGCTTCGGCGGCTCGGCGCCAGCTGCGACTGGGCGAATGAGCGGTTCACGATGGACGAGGGCTTCTCGAAGGCGGTGATCAAGGTCTTTGTCGAGCTCTACAACCGCAAGCTGCTCTACCGCGCCAAGCGGCTGGTGAACTGGGACCCCAAATTCCAGACGGCGATCAGCGATCTCGAGGTCGAGAACCGCGAAGTCCCGGGACACATGTGGCACTTCAAATACCCGCTCGAAGGGGGTCAGACCTACACTTACGTGGAGAAAGATGCGGACGGAAACGTCACGCTTCGGGAAGAGCGCGACTATATCTCGATCGCGACGACACGGCCGGAAACGATGCTCGGTGACGGCGCGGTCGCGGTGCACCCCGACGACGAGCGCTATCGGCCGATCGTCGGCAAACTTTGCGAGATCCCGGTGGGTCCGAAAGAGCATCGGCGGCTGATCCCCATCATTACCGACGAGCATCCCGATCCGAACTTTGGGTCGGGCGCGGTGAAGATCACCGGCGGGCATGATCTGAACGACTATGGCGTGGCGCAGCGTAACGGGCTGCCCATGTACCGGCTGATGGATTCGACCGCGCATATGCGCAGCGACGGGCCGTCCTATGCCGCGTCCGCCGAGCGCGCGCAGGCTATGGTCAGAGGGGAGCAAGTCTCGCCCGAGGAAGTCGATGCGCTGAACCTCGTTCCGGAAGCTTACCGCGGGCTCGACCGCTACGATGCCCGCAAGCAGGTCGTTGCGGACATCGACGCCGAAGGCCTGATGCTTCAGGTCGAGGATAAGATGATCATGCAGCCGTTCGGCGACCGCTCGGGCGTGGTCATCGAGCCGATGCTCACCGACCAATGGTATGTCGACGCGGAAACGCTCGCCAAGCCGGCGATCGAAGCGGTTCGTTCAGGCAATATCGCTGTCGTGCCCGAAACCTGGAAGAAGACATGGTTTAACTGGCTGGAGAACATCCAGCCATGGTGCGTCTCACGCCAGTTGTGGTGGGGACATCGCATTCCGGCTTGGTACGGTCCCGATAAGGATGACGAATCCTATCGCGAAATTGTGCAAGGCGGCGTCGGAAAAGCCAGAGTTTTCGTGTCCGAGAATGAAGCGGATATCCGCGCTGAAGCAGCGGCCTATTATGGCTTGGCTCCGGACCAGATCGTTCTCGAAGATTCGGATGAAGCGGGCGCTGCCGGGCTCCGTTGGTTGGACGAGCCAAATCCCTCGGTCGTCCTTTGGCGAGATAAAGACGTGCTGGACACCTGGTTCTCGTCCGCGCTGTGGCCATTCGCGACGCTCGGGTGGCCGGACAACACGCACGATCTCCAGCGCCACTATCCGAACGACGTGCTGATTTCGGGCTTCGACATCATCTTCTTCTGGGATGCCCGCATGGCGATGCAGGGCTTCGAGTTCATGGGTGAGCGCCCGTGGAAGACGCTCTATCTCCATGGCCTCGTCCGCGACGCCAAGGGTCAGAAGATGTCCAAGTCGAAGGGCAATACGGTCGATCCGCTCGGCCTGATCGACCAGTACGGCGCCGATGCGCTGCGCTTCACGCTGGCGGCCATGGAAAGCCAGGGCCGCGACATCAAGCTCGATGAGAAGCGGGTCGAGGGCTACCGCAACTTCGCGACGAAGCTGTGGAATGCGGCGCGCTTCCTGCAGATGAATGGCGTGGGCGCGAGCGAGAGCATCGCGGCGCCTGAAGCTTCCCTACCGGTCAACCGTTGGATCATCGGCGAAGTGGTCGAAACGCTGGGCAAGCTCGACCGCGCGTTCGACGACCTGCGCTTCGACGACATGGCTAGCGCCATCTACCATTTCGTCTGGGGTACGTTCTGCGACTGGTACGTCGAGCTGATCAAGGGCGCGTTTGATGAGGAGACCAAGCGCGTCGCGGCCTGGGCGTTCGACCAGATCCTGGTGATGCTCCACCCGCTGATGCCCTTCATTACCGAGGAACTGTGGAACGCGAACGAGCGGCCATACGAACTGATCGTCGCTAAGTGGCCTGCGCCCGAGGCGTCCATAGACGCGGATGCAAAGGCCGAACTGGACTGGCTTGTTCGGCTGGTCGGCGAGCTGCGGTCGGCGCGGACCGAGCTCAATGTTCCGCCTTCGGCCAAGTTGCACCTGTTCGCTGCGGACGCATCTGAGGCGACTGCGGCGCGACTAGATCGACAATTTGCGACGCTGCAGCGGCTGGCGCGGCTGGAGTCGATCCAGCTCTCGACATTCGCCGGCGCCGGGGCGGCGCAGGTTGTCGTCGACGAAGCGACCTACGCGCTACCGCTGGAAGGCGTGATCGATCTCGCGGCCGAACGCGATCGTCTGGCCAAGGGCGCGGCGGCGGCAGAAAAGGAACGCGACAGCCTAGCCGTGCGTCTGGGTAACCCGAACTTCACCGAGCGTGCGAAACCGGAGGCCGTCGAAAAGGCGCGGGCCGATCATGACGCGAAGGCGGCCGAGGCCGATCGTCTCCGCGCGGCGCTGGAGCGGCTCGGCTAA
- a CDS encoding MATE family efflux transporter, which yields MASRAGGAPKRGDLTQGNIGPTLLKFALPTLASSILQSLNGTINSIWVGRLLGEGALAATSNANMVMFLLTAFVFGFGMASTILIGQYWGRKDVDEARRIFGTAMGAFTVVTILVGIAGYFLAGSILKLLGTPGDAAKLALDYLQVIFLAMPALLLLTLMMMALRGAGDSLTPLWFMIIAVVLDSGLNPFFIRGFGPIPAMGIAGSALSTLVGNYVSMIGLLIYIYARDLPLRLRGAELRYLLPKPAILKTIIVKGFPMGLQMVVISLSALALIGIVNSEGVDTTAAFGVAMQLWTYVQMPAMAIGAAVSAMSAQNIGARLWDRVGQITKSGIVLVLIITGALIVLLTLADRTVLALFMGSDSPALPIARHIHMLATWNFLLFGVTMVLFATVRANGAVWAPLIVLGIGLLPVRFGWIFATRDWLGADAIWLSFPVSSTANVAMAALYYWKGNWRKAQLRAEQVPSTDECIEHAEATREPGGALNPSG from the coding sequence ATGGCGAGCAGAGCCGGGGGCGCCCCGAAACGCGGCGACCTCACGCAGGGCAACATCGGCCCGACGCTGCTCAAGTTTGCGCTGCCGACGCTTGCCTCGTCGATCCTGCAGTCGCTGAACGGGACGATCAATTCGATTTGGGTCGGGCGGCTGCTCGGCGAGGGTGCGCTGGCCGCGACGTCCAACGCCAACATGGTCATGTTCCTGCTGACGGCCTTCGTCTTCGGCTTCGGCATGGCCTCGACCATTCTCATCGGCCAATATTGGGGTCGGAAAGACGTCGACGAGGCGCGGCGGATCTTCGGCACCGCCATGGGCGCCTTCACCGTAGTCACTATCCTGGTCGGCATCGCCGGCTACTTCCTGGCGGGTTCGATCTTGAAGCTGCTCGGCACGCCGGGCGACGCCGCGAAGCTCGCGCTCGATTATCTGCAGGTCATCTTCCTCGCCATGCCGGCGCTGCTGCTGCTGACGCTAATGATGATGGCGCTGCGCGGGGCGGGGGACAGCCTGACGCCGCTATGGTTCATGATCATCGCTGTCGTGCTCGACAGTGGGCTCAACCCGTTCTTCATCCGCGGCTTCGGGCCGATCCCCGCGATGGGCATTGCAGGATCCGCTCTGTCCACGCTGGTCGGCAATTACGTCAGCATGATCGGGCTGCTGATCTACATATACGCGCGCGACCTCCCGCTTCGGCTGCGCGGCGCGGAGTTGCGTTACCTCCTGCCCAAACCGGCTATTCTCAAGACGATCATCGTCAAAGGGTTTCCGATGGGCCTGCAGATGGTCGTCATCTCCCTTTCCGCGCTCGCGCTGATCGGGATCGTCAATAGCGAGGGCGTCGATACGACCGCGGCCTTCGGGGTCGCGATGCAGCTGTGGACCTATGTCCAGATGCCGGCGATGGCGATCGGCGCAGCGGTCAGCGCCATGTCCGCTCAGAACATCGGCGCAAGACTGTGGGACCGGGTCGGGCAAATCACGAAGAGCGGCATCGTGTTGGTGCTAATCATCACCGGCGCGCTCATCGTGTTGCTGACGCTCGCAGACCGGACTGTGCTGGCGTTATTCATGGGCAGCGACAGCCCCGCGCTGCCGATCGCGCGGCATATCCACATGCTGGCGACGTGGAATTTCCTGCTGTTCGGCGTGACCATGGTGCTGTTCGCGACCGTGCGCGCGAACGGCGCGGTGTGGGCGCCACTGATCGTGCTTGGGATCGGACTGTTACCGGTGCGGTTCGGGTGGATCTTCGCGACCCGGGATTGGCTGGGCGCCGACGCTATCTGGCTAAGCTTCCCCGTCAGCTCGACCGCCAATGTCGCGATGGCGGCGCTATATTATTGGAAGGGCAATTGGCGGAAAGCGCAATTGCGGGCGGAGCAGGTGCCAAGCACGGACGAGTGCATCGAGCACGCCGAAGCAACGCGTGAGCCGGGCGGCGCGCTCAACCCGTCGGGTTAG
- a CDS encoding diacylglycerol/lipid kinase family protein, whose product MSATADLPKEAILIVNAMSRRGADVFEEARDKLTAAGVRLIDSHAVHEPEEMEPTVKAAIAKAPMVIIGGGDGSLSSNVDFFVGKDTVFAILPLGTANSFAKTLGIGDNLDSAVDAIANGQRRRIDLGMIDGDYFANAAALGLSPLIADTVPHKLKRYLGMFGYMLWAVRVAFKFRPFRLIVTDDERKRHRVWATEARIANGTHHGGVELVESQELDSGDIVIQAVTGRSLIRLAWSWFATLLKLSAKEQTVTEWRGCKLQLDAHPAQKISVDGELVAKTPVTIEIADACIEVAAPRDPNPTG is encoded by the coding sequence ATGTCCGCAACTGCTGATCTTCCGAAGGAGGCAATTCTCATCGTTAACGCGATGAGCCGCAGAGGCGCGGACGTCTTCGAAGAGGCACGGGACAAGCTGACCGCTGCGGGTGTGCGGTTGATCGATAGCCACGCCGTCCACGAGCCGGAGGAAATGGAGCCGACTGTCAAAGCGGCGATCGCCAAGGCGCCAATGGTCATCATCGGGGGCGGTGACGGGTCGCTCAGCTCCAACGTCGACTTTTTCGTAGGCAAGGACACGGTCTTCGCAATCCTGCCGCTGGGCACCGCCAACAGTTTCGCCAAGACCCTGGGCATCGGCGACAATCTCGACTCTGCCGTCGACGCGATCGCCAACGGGCAGCGTCGGCGGATCGACCTCGGCATGATCGACGGCGACTATTTTGCAAACGCAGCCGCGCTGGGTCTGTCGCCGCTGATCGCCGACACCGTACCCCACAAGCTCAAGCGCTATCTCGGCATGTTCGGCTACATGCTGTGGGCGGTACGCGTGGCGTTCAAGTTCCGGCCATTCCGGCTGATAGTCACCGATGATGAGAGGAAGCGGCATCGCGTGTGGGCGACCGAGGCGCGGATCGCCAATGGAACGCATCATGGTGGGGTCGAGCTAGTCGAGAGCCAGGAGCTGGATAGCGGCGACATCGTCATCCAGGCCGTGACCGGCCGCAGCCTAATACGCTTGGCATGGAGCTGGTTCGCGACGCTTCTCAAGCTCAGCGCGAAGGAGCAGACCGTCACCGAATGGCGCGGCTGCAAGCTGCAATTGGACGCCCATCCCGCGCAGAAAATCAGCGTCGATGGCGAGCTGGTCGCCAAGACACCCGTAACCATCGAAATCGCCGACGCCTGCATCGAGGTCGCCGCGCCGCGCGATCCTAACCCGACGGGTTGA
- the hemB gene encoding porphobilinogen synthase, translating into MTASYPALRMRRGRSSGWMRSMLAENRLHPSDFIWPAFICDGQDCEQPIGALPAVSRWSVDRIGAKAKEAATLGIPCIALFPNTPEGLRTERAEEALNGGNLICQAIKAIKDAAPEIGVLTDVALDPYTAHGHDGIVDVQGNVINDETVEILVEQALVQAAAGADIVAPSDMMDGRVAAIREALEREGHQNVAIMAYAAKYASAFYGPFRDAVGSRGRLKGDKRGYQMDPANIEEALREVELDLAEGADFVMVKPGLPYLDVVARVKDAFGVPTFAYQVSGEYAMIEHAAAAGAGDRDALILETLLAFKRAGATGVLTYHALDAARLING; encoded by the coding sequence ATGACCGCTTCATATCCCGCCCTTCGCATGCGCCGCGGCCGCTCCAGCGGCTGGATGCGTTCGATGCTTGCCGAGAACCGGCTTCATCCAAGCGATTTCATCTGGCCCGCGTTTATCTGTGATGGTCAGGATTGCGAGCAGCCGATCGGGGCGCTCCCCGCGGTCAGCCGCTGGAGCGTCGATCGCATCGGCGCCAAGGCGAAGGAAGCGGCTACCCTCGGCATACCCTGCATCGCACTGTTCCCCAACACGCCCGAGGGATTGCGCACCGAGCGCGCGGAAGAGGCGCTTAACGGAGGCAACCTCATCTGCCAGGCGATCAAGGCGATCAAGGATGCGGCGCCCGAGATCGGCGTGCTGACCGACGTCGCGCTGGATCCCTACACGGCGCACGGTCACGACGGGATCGTCGATGTGCAGGGTAACGTCATCAACGACGAGACCGTCGAGATCCTCGTCGAGCAGGCGCTGGTGCAGGCCGCGGCGGGGGCGGATATCGTCGCGCCGTCGGACATGATGGACGGCCGCGTCGCTGCGATCCGCGAGGCGTTGGAGCGCGAGGGGCATCAGAATGTCGCGATCATGGCCTACGCGGCGAAGTACGCCTCGGCTTTCTATGGACCGTTCCGCGATGCCGTCGGCTCGCGCGGGCGGCTGAAGGGCGACAAGCGCGGATATCAGATGGACCCGGCCAACATCGAGGAGGCCCTGCGCGAGGTTGAGCTGGACTTAGCGGAAGGTGCCGACTTCGTAATGGTGAAGCCGGGGCTTCCGTATCTCGACGTAGTCGCGCGGGTGAAGGACGCGTTCGGCGTTCCTACCTTCGCGTACCAGGTGAGCGGCGAGTATGCGATGATCGAGCATGCCGCGGCTGCGGGCGCGGGCGATCGCGACGCGCTGATTCTCGAGACTTTGCTGGCGTTCAAGCGGGCCGGCGCGACCGGCGTCCTGACCTATCACGCGCTCGACGCTGCCCGGCTTATCAATGGCTAG
- a CDS encoding GNAT family N-acetyltransferase, whose protein sequence is MARIVAQTERLRLREWDADDETRFYEVMNRPDVMTHLGGVQTPEEWCAAYQRVVAFQEDYGHTFWIMEDADGYQILGFCGIKRSNAPGAGSLTGKHEIGWRLRPEAWGKGLAKEAAIVSLDLAFGQFEAPDVIATTLKENSASQGLMKRLGMTRREDLDYIDTRFGPEMNPSIVYLISADDWPAARVAALKPLG, encoded by the coding sequence ATGGCTAGGATCGTCGCGCAGACCGAGCGGTTGCGGCTCCGGGAGTGGGATGCCGACGACGAAACACGCTTTTATGAGGTGATGAACCGCCCCGACGTGATGACCCATCTGGGTGGCGTCCAAACCCCGGAAGAATGGTGTGCGGCCTATCAGCGCGTGGTCGCTTTCCAGGAGGATTATGGCCACACCTTCTGGATCATGGAGGATGCGGATGGCTATCAGATCCTCGGCTTCTGCGGCATCAAGCGATCCAACGCCCCGGGCGCCGGCAGCCTGACGGGAAAGCATGAGATCGGCTGGCGGCTGCGGCCGGAGGCGTGGGGAAAGGGGCTCGCGAAGGAAGCTGCGATCGTCAGCCTCGATCTGGCGTTTGGGCAATTCGAGGCACCGGACGTCATTGCCACGACGCTGAAAGAAAATAGCGCGAGCCAGGGCCTGATGAAGCGGCTCGGCATGACCCGTCGTGAAGACCTGGATTATATCGATACGCGGTTCGGACCGGAGATGAACCCGAGCATCGTCTATCTGATCTCGGCGGACGACTGGCCGGCCGCGCGCGTTGCCGCGCTCAAGCCGCTGGGCTAG
- a CDS encoding putative bifunctional diguanylate cyclase/phosphodiesterase, whose product MAGSHVITTCATLAAVLLFVALGSQVLPAALLGAELTDSANTLKIAFILNIAIILFGWRRSKDLKNALDAYEKAERVAQRNANTDPGTGLANRRELMRSLGEALESGRNGVFLVLDLDHFKRLNDLYGHLAGDKVLLRLAEILQKSAPANACCARTGGDEFAVLLPGLDDRAAEAVAEKIRSTLATPMFVEGAQITVTASLGLAHLSSSKDDEGVLRSSDVALYAAKRAGRNNAAWFDAELERELTERLKLEEDIRLGIKSGEFIPFFQPLVDLKTRQIIGFEALARWRSPSRGLQEAEAFIEAAERTGLIAPLTMSVFERALNEAREWPPHLRLAVNVSPIQFRDPTLAEQILRLLSLSGFPANRLEVEITEGSLLEDRDQVLTIIRSLKNVGVSISLDDFGTGYASLAQVNRLPLDRIKIDKSFITTIVKSEQTAAIVSTIAGLGHNLDVPITAEGVESEQIRNALADFGCSEAQGWLFGRAISAEAVRSFLEMSGNEALPPPTPETPQVRDTEAPRKANRRW is encoded by the coding sequence ATGGCCGGGAGCCATGTCATCACAACCTGCGCAACGCTGGCGGCGGTGTTGCTGTTTGTTGCGCTGGGCAGTCAGGTGTTGCCGGCAGCGCTCCTCGGCGCGGAGCTGACCGACTCCGCGAACACCCTGAAAATCGCATTCATTTTGAATATTGCGATCATTCTGTTCGGCTGGCGCCGATCAAAGGATCTGAAGAATGCGCTCGACGCCTATGAAAAAGCCGAGCGCGTCGCGCAGCGAAACGCCAATACCGATCCGGGCACCGGACTCGCCAACCGCCGCGAACTCATGCGGTCGCTCGGTGAAGCGCTCGAGAGCGGTCGCAATGGCGTGTTCCTCGTGCTCGATCTCGACCATTTCAAGCGTCTGAACGATCTCTACGGCCACTTGGCCGGAGACAAGGTTCTGCTTCGGTTGGCCGAAATACTCCAGAAATCGGCGCCGGCGAACGCCTGCTGCGCCAGAACCGGCGGCGACGAATTTGCGGTGCTTCTGCCAGGCCTGGACGATCGAGCTGCGGAGGCCGTCGCGGAGAAGATTCGGTCGACTCTCGCTACACCGATGTTCGTCGAGGGCGCGCAGATAACGGTCACTGCCTCTCTGGGTCTGGCACATTTGTCGTCCAGCAAGGACGATGAGGGCGTTCTGCGCAGCAGCGACGTTGCACTTTATGCGGCCAAGCGCGCTGGGCGAAACAATGCCGCTTGGTTTGACGCCGAACTTGAGCGCGAACTGACCGAGCGTTTGAAGCTAGAGGAGGACATTCGCCTCGGCATCAAATCCGGCGAGTTTATTCCGTTCTTTCAGCCGCTGGTGGACCTCAAGACGCGCCAGATCATCGGCTTCGAAGCGCTCGCTCGCTGGCGCTCGCCATCTCGCGGCCTGCAGGAAGCGGAGGCGTTCATCGAGGCGGCCGAGCGTACCGGTCTGATTGCTCCGCTGACGATGTCGGTCTTCGAACGCGCCCTCAACGAAGCGCGTGAATGGCCACCCCACCTTCGGCTCGCTGTGAACGTGTCGCCAATTCAGTTCCGGGACCCGACGCTCGCCGAGCAGATCCTCCGCCTTCTGAGCCTATCGGGCTTCCCGGCCAATCGCCTTGAAGTCGAGATTACCGAAGGCTCACTACTGGAAGACCGCGACCAGGTCCTGACCATCATCCGCAGCCTCAAGAATGTCGGCGTCAGCATCTCGCTCGACGATTTCGGCACGGGCTACGCGAGCCTCGCGCAAGTCAATCGCCTGCCTCTCGATCGCATCAAGATCGACAAGAGCTTCATCACGACCATCGTGAAGAGCGAGCAGACCGCGGCCATCGTCAGCACGATCGCCGGGCTCGGCCACAATCTCGACGTGCCGATCACCGCGGAGGGCGTGGAGTCCGAACAAATTCGCAATGCGCTCGCGGACTTTGGCTGCTCGGAGGCGCAAGGCTGGCTGTTCGGCCGCGCCATCTCCGCCGAAGCCGTTCGCAGCTTCCTGGAAATGAGCGGCAACGAAGCGCTGCCGCCGCCCACGCCTGAAACGCCGCAAGTTCGCGACACCGAGGCGCCCCGGAAGGCGAACCGCCGCTGGTAG
- a CDS encoding d(CMP) kinase encodes MKDRVNLAPVIAVDGPAASGKGTIARALADRFGLPHMDTGLLYRAVALNLWRWGGDAGNEFEALRACDDLGFDPGDPELRSEPVSKIASMISAYPSVRTALLKRQQDFAAQPGGAVLDGRDIGTVIAPHADVKLFVTASAEVRAQRRLKELLQRSMNAHYDDVLADIHARDERDAGREVAPLQAAGDAITLDTSDLDADGAISAAIRLVEERLKQSA; translated from the coding sequence TTGAAGGACAGGGTCAACCTGGCGCCGGTCATTGCCGTCGATGGCCCTGCCGCAAGCGGTAAGGGAACGATCGCACGCGCGCTCGCCGATCGCTTCGGCCTCCCGCACATGGACACCGGGCTGCTCTATCGCGCGGTAGCGTTGAACCTGTGGCGCTGGGGCGGAGACGCAGGGAATGAGTTCGAGGCGCTGCGCGCTTGCGACGATCTCGGCTTCGATCCCGGCGATCCCGAACTTCGCAGTGAGCCAGTCTCCAAAATCGCTTCCATGATCTCGGCCTACCCATCCGTTCGCACTGCGCTGTTAAAGCGACAGCAGGATTTTGCCGCTCAGCCGGGCGGGGCAGTGCTTGACGGCCGCGACATCGGCACAGTCATTGCTCCCCACGCCGATGTGAAGCTGTTTGTTACAGCCTCAGCGGAAGTCCGCGCGCAGCGCAGGCTGAAGGAACTGCTTCAGCGCTCGATGAACGCGCACTATGACGACGTCCTGGCCGACATCCATGCGCGGGACGAGCGTGATGCCGGTCGCGAAGTCGCGCCATTGCAGGCCGCTGGCGACGCGATCACGCTCGATACCAGCGACCTCGACGCCGACGGAGCAATTTCCGCCGCGATCCGCCTTGTCGAAGAACGTCTGAAGCAGTCGGCCTAG
- a CDS encoding TIGR02300 family protein — protein sequence MVKPEWGTKRTCPKCSTRFYDLGKDDPVHCIECGTDFVPDPVLKSKQPLAFEAAPTAKQQPAQDDELAADDLAVDEDAEVSADEEVDLETGDDDLGVETGGDDDEN from the coding sequence ATGGTGAAACCCGAATGGGGCACCAAGCGCACTTGCCCCAAGTGCTCGACCCGCTTTTACGATCTCGGCAAGGACGATCCCGTCCATTGCATCGAATGCGGCACCGATTTCGTGCCGGACCCGGTCCTGAAGTCGAAGCAGCCGCTCGCCTTCGAAGCGGCCCCGACGGCCAAGCAGCAGCCGGCGCAGGATGACGAGCTGGCGGCGGACGATCTGGCGGTCGATGAAGACGCCGAAGTCAGCGCCGACGAAGAAGTCGATCTGGAGACGGGCGACGACGATTTGGGCGTCGAAACCGGCGGCGACGACGACGAAAATTGA